A window of the Burkholderia sp. 9120 genome harbors these coding sequences:
- a CDS encoding FAD-binding protein: protein MHESATAQHDFATPVDAPLVVDDAALMRWDDVCDVLIAGFGATGACAALEAAAAGAKVRIVERFEGGGASAKSGGVVYAGGGTRYQNEAGYSDTPEAMFAYLQQEVGDAVSAATLERFCAGSVEMLRWLERLGVQFGASVPPRKTSYPQNRYYLYYSGNESVGDAEREHAPAPRGHRVVGDGMSGRVLYDTLRRAVESQPFIDTMCHASVRRLVTDRNGRVIGAQVWQVAPGQAQRAHKRLARWAERLHNGTPAWADRLRAALHRIELRESRLITIKADAVILSTGGFIFNRSMIARHAPRYLPNWRLGTTGCDGAGIRLGVSAGGVATRLERVSAWRFINPPYAWAQGCVVDRRGARFCNEEVYGAALGHAMCETRDGHAWLILDARLVRHALHECRRGKLWAFQSVPAMLLMLAGRKRGKSLDELAARMRCDPAVLKQTVATYNAAAVSGVDREFGKSAAMLQPLAHGPYYAIDISSDSRIFPCPSITLGGLRVDETSNAVLSAQGEPVAGLFAAGRAACGLASNHYVSGLSLADCIWSGRQAGRAAAGVVLANRTHSLTETD, encoded by the coding sequence ATGCACGAATCCGCAACCGCCCAGCACGACTTCGCGACACCGGTGGACGCGCCGCTCGTCGTCGACGATGCGGCGCTGATGCGCTGGGACGATGTCTGCGACGTGCTGATCGCGGGCTTCGGCGCGACCGGTGCTTGCGCCGCGCTCGAAGCGGCGGCGGCCGGCGCGAAGGTGCGCATTGTCGAGCGTTTCGAAGGCGGTGGCGCGAGCGCGAAAAGCGGCGGCGTGGTGTACGCGGGCGGCGGCACGCGTTATCAGAACGAAGCGGGCTATAGCGACACGCCCGAGGCGATGTTCGCGTACCTGCAACAGGAAGTGGGCGACGCCGTCTCCGCCGCGACGCTCGAACGCTTTTGCGCGGGCAGCGTCGAGATGCTGCGCTGGCTCGAACGGCTCGGCGTGCAATTCGGCGCGTCGGTGCCGCCGCGCAAGACCTCGTATCCGCAGAATCGCTACTACCTGTACTACTCCGGCAACGAATCAGTGGGCGACGCCGAGCGCGAACATGCGCCCGCGCCGCGCGGTCATCGCGTGGTTGGAGACGGTATGTCGGGCCGCGTGCTGTACGACACGCTGCGTCGCGCGGTCGAGTCGCAACCGTTTATCGACACGATGTGCCACGCCAGCGTGCGCCGCCTCGTGACCGACCGCAACGGTCGCGTGATCGGCGCGCAGGTCTGGCAGGTCGCGCCGGGTCAGGCGCAGCGCGCGCATAAGCGGCTCGCGCGGTGGGCCGAACGTTTGCATAACGGCACGCCGGCGTGGGCGGATCGCTTGCGCGCCGCGCTGCATCGTATCGAGTTGCGCGAAAGCCGGCTCATCACGATCAAGGCCGACGCGGTGATCCTCAGCACCGGCGGCTTCATCTTCAATCGTTCGATGATCGCGCGCCACGCGCCGCGTTATCTGCCGAACTGGCGGCTCGGCACGACCGGTTGCGACGGCGCGGGCATCCGGCTCGGGGTGTCGGCGGGCGGCGTGGCGACGCGGCTCGAACGCGTGTCCGCATGGCGCTTCATCAATCCGCCGTATGCGTGGGCGCAGGGCTGCGTGGTGGATCGTCGCGGCGCGCGCTTCTGCAACGAGGAAGTGTATGGCGCCGCGCTCGGCCACGCGATGTGCGAAACCCGCGACGGCCACGCGTGGCTGATTCTCGACGCGCGTCTTGTCAGGCACGCATTGCATGAGTGCCGGCGCGGCAAGCTGTGGGCATTTCAAAGCGTGCCCGCAATGCTGCTGATGCTCGCCGGCCGCAAGCGCGGCAAGTCGCTGGACGAACTTGCCGCACGTATGCGCTGCGATCCGGCGGTGTTGAAGCAAACCGTCGCCACTTACAACGCGGCTGCGGTGAGCGGTGTCGATCGCGAGTTCGGCAAATCCGCCGCCATGTTGCAGCCGCTCGCGCACGGTCCTTACTACGCGATCGATATCTCGTCGGACAGCCGCATTTTTCCGTGCCCGTCAATCACGCTCGGCGGCTTGCGGGTCGACGAAACGAGCAACGCGGTGCTGTCGGCGCAAGGCGAACCGGTCGCGGGCCTGTTTGCCGCCGGCCGCGCCGCGTGCGGACTCGCATCGAATCATTACGTGAGCGGCCTCTCGCTCGCGGACTGTATCTGGTCCGGCCGCCAGGCGGGCCGGGCCGCAGCGGGCGTGGTTCTCGCGAACCGCACCCATTCCCTGACTGAAACTGACTGA
- a CDS encoding SDR family oxidoreductase: MGDRLKGKIAVVTGAASGVGKQDALLFAREGARVVLTDVNEEAGRAVAAEIGDAARFVRHDITSEAGWNDVFGAAQTNFGTPDVLVNNAAVLLLGSIEDTTLEQWQNVLRINAEGYFLGCRAAVKAMKEKGGSIVNMSSVAALGGLGAFCAYSASKGAVTAMTRAIAAHCKTQGYKVRCNTIHPDGILTPMTAPFFGSAEGTRDALTQSIDPQARMCLPEDIANLVLFLASDESRFINGSEYRIDNAQLIMGVA; this comes from the coding sequence ATGGGAGACAGACTCAAAGGCAAGATCGCCGTCGTGACGGGTGCGGCGAGCGGCGTCGGCAAACAGGACGCGCTGCTGTTCGCGCGTGAAGGCGCGCGCGTCGTGCTGACCGACGTCAACGAAGAAGCGGGTCGTGCGGTGGCGGCGGAAATCGGCGACGCGGCGCGTTTCGTGCGTCACGACATCACGTCGGAAGCGGGCTGGAACGATGTGTTCGGCGCCGCGCAAACGAACTTCGGCACGCCGGACGTGCTGGTCAATAACGCTGCCGTGCTCTTGCTCGGCAGCATTGAAGACACCACGCTCGAACAGTGGCAGAACGTGCTGCGCATCAACGCCGAAGGCTATTTTCTCGGCTGCCGCGCGGCGGTGAAGGCGATGAAGGAGAAAGGCGGCTCGATCGTGAACATGTCGTCGGTCGCGGCGTTGGGCGGGCTCGGCGCGTTTTGCGCGTATTCGGCGAGCAAGGGCGCCGTCACCGCGATGACGCGTGCGATCGCCGCGCATTGCAAGACCCAGGGCTACAAGGTCCGCTGCAACACGATCCATCCCGACGGCATTCTCACGCCGATGACCGCGCCGTTCTTCGGTTCGGCGGAAGGCACGCGCGACGCGCTGACGCAATCCATCGATCCGCAAGCGCGCATGTGCCTGCCGGAAGACATCGCGAACCTGGTGCTGTTCCTCGCTTCGGACGAATCGCGTTTCATCAACGGCAGCGAGTATCGGATCGATAACGCGCAGTTGATCATGGGCGTGGCCTGA
- a CDS encoding nitronate monooxygenase, translating into MTAALHTPLCDLLGCRYPIVQTAMGWVADARLVAATCNAGGFGFLAGATLEAERVEAEILRVKELTDQPFGINFHMFQPNAAQVVDLAIKHKLRAVSYGRGPDAKTIRRFKDAGVMCIPTVGAPKHAQKAVELGADAVTVQGAEGGGHTGSIPTTLLLPRVLDAVNVPVIAAGGFFDGRGLAAALGYGAAGIAMGTRFLMTEESPVPRTTLERYVAVDDPARIRVSAALDGLPQRMIDNPYLLRLEAFGPLRRTLFALRTAEAWRRQSGMSFAQMASLGFKALREHSYTASQTLMAANAPFLIQRAIVDGEPDEGVLPSGQAAAMIGALESCDSVIARIVDEASARLDTLAAMRGIPVHA; encoded by the coding sequence ATGACCGCCGCGCTGCACACGCCGCTGTGCGACCTGCTCGGCTGCCGCTATCCGATTGTGCAAACCGCAATGGGTTGGGTCGCCGACGCGCGGCTCGTCGCGGCCACCTGCAACGCGGGCGGCTTCGGCTTTCTCGCCGGCGCGACGCTCGAAGCCGAGCGCGTGGAAGCGGAGATTCTGCGGGTGAAGGAACTGACGGACCAGCCGTTCGGGATCAACTTCCACATGTTCCAGCCGAACGCGGCGCAAGTCGTCGATCTGGCGATCAAACACAAACTGCGCGCCGTGAGCTACGGCCGTGGACCCGACGCAAAGACGATCCGCCGTTTCAAGGACGCGGGCGTGATGTGCATTCCCACCGTCGGCGCGCCGAAACACGCGCAGAAAGCGGTCGAGCTCGGCGCCGACGCGGTCACCGTACAAGGTGCGGAAGGCGGCGGCCACACGGGCTCGATACCCACCACGTTGCTGTTGCCGCGCGTGCTCGACGCCGTCAACGTGCCGGTGATCGCCGCAGGCGGTTTCTTCGACGGACGCGGCCTCGCCGCCGCGCTCGGCTACGGCGCGGCCGGTATCGCGATGGGCACGCGTTTTCTGATGACCGAAGAATCGCCGGTGCCGCGCACGACGCTCGAACGCTACGTGGCGGTCGACGACCCTGCGCGCATTCGCGTTTCGGCCGCGCTCGACGGTTTGCCGCAACGCATGATCGACAACCCCTACCTGCTGCGTCTCGAAGCATTCGGGCCGCTGCGCCGCACGCTGTTCGCGCTGCGTACCGCCGAAGCGTGGCGTCGCCAGAGCGGCATGAGTTTCGCGCAGATGGCGTCGCTCGGTTTCAAGGCGTTGCGCGAGCACAGCTACACCGCGAGCCAGACGCTGATGGCGGCGAACGCGCCGTTTCTGATCCAGCGTGCGATCGTCGACGGCGAGCCGGACGAAGGCGTGCTGCCGAGCGGCCAGGCCGCCGCGATGATCGGCGCGCTCGAGTCGTGCGACAGCGTGATTGCGCGCATTGTCGACGAGGCCTCGGCGCGGCTCGACACACTCGCCGCGATGCGCGGCATTCCGGTTCACGCGTGA
- a CDS encoding VOC family protein produces MIEVRALGYVVVQSTAVDTWRDYAENVLGMQTQNATNGALYLKMDERDFRYLIVPGDTDRYFASGWELADAAALDNAIRALELCGVEAVRASAEEVALRRVQAMVWCVDPSGNRHEFFWGMRADFRRFASPLGVPGFVTGAMGLGHTVLPAPQFDATDSFMRNVMGFELSDIFRVRFTDDPAEPEKRIHFLHCRNARHHSLAIMEMAVPSGCIHVMAEVDSMDEVGRALDRVAAQGVKLSATLGRHCNDHMTSFYMKTPGGFDLEFGYGGLTVDWAQHSVYEATRVSLWGHDFSVGFR; encoded by the coding sequence ATGATCGAAGTGCGGGCTTTAGGCTACGTCGTCGTGCAGTCGACTGCGGTCGACACATGGCGCGATTACGCCGAAAACGTGCTGGGCATGCAGACGCAGAACGCCACGAACGGCGCGCTGTATCTGAAGATGGATGAGCGCGATTTCCGCTATCTGATCGTGCCCGGCGACACCGATCGCTACTTCGCGTCCGGCTGGGAACTGGCCGACGCGGCGGCGCTCGACAACGCGATCCGCGCGCTCGAATTGTGCGGCGTGGAAGCGGTTCGCGCGAGCGCCGAGGAAGTCGCGCTACGCCGCGTGCAGGCGATGGTGTGGTGTGTCGATCCGTCCGGCAACCGGCACGAGTTTTTCTGGGGCATGCGAGCCGATTTCCGCCGCTTCGCGTCGCCGCTCGGCGTGCCCGGTTTCGTCACCGGCGCGATGGGTCTCGGCCATACGGTGCTGCCCGCGCCGCAGTTCGACGCCACCGATTCGTTCATGCGCAACGTAATGGGCTTCGAGCTCTCGGACATTTTCCGCGTGCGTTTCACCGACGACCCCGCCGAACCCGAAAAGCGCATCCACTTCCTGCATTGCAGGAACGCGCGTCACCACAGCCTCGCGATCATGGAGATGGCCGTGCCGTCGGGCTGTATTCACGTGATGGCCGAAGTCGATTCCATGGACGAAGTAGGCCGCGCGCTCGACCGTGTCGCCGCGCAAGGCGTGAAGCTTTCCGCCACGCTCGGCCGCCATTGCAACGACCACATGACCTCGTTCTACATGAAGACGCCAGGCGGCTTCGATCTGGAGTTCGGCTACGGCGGCCTGACGGTCGACTGGGCGCAGCACAGCGTCTACGAAGCGACCCGCGTGAGCCTGTGGGGACATGATTTCAGCGTGGGATTCCGCTAG
- a CDS encoding CoA-transferase: MKTLDKQLSARDVVAQLADGMTIGIGGWGPRRKPMALVREIVRSDLKDLTVVAYGGPDVGLLCAAGKVRKVVFGFVSLDMIPLEPHFRRARETGAIDVLELDEGLLQLGLRAAAARLPFLPTRVGLGTDLLKHAPHLRTVQSPYGGETLLAMPALELDAALLHVNAADKLGNTRIDGPDPFFDAWFARAAAKCFVSSETVVDSLASSDLDLARRNTFERSLVSGVVHAPCGAHPTSCAPAYGWDLPQLKTYCASAEDPAQTAAYLRDVVGADEPGYLQRAGGRSHVAALPLPIL; the protein is encoded by the coding sequence ATGAAAACTCTCGACAAACAACTCAGCGCGCGCGACGTCGTCGCGCAACTCGCCGACGGCATGACGATCGGCATCGGCGGATGGGGGCCGCGCCGCAAACCGATGGCGCTGGTGCGCGAAATCGTCCGCTCGGATCTGAAGGACCTCACCGTGGTCGCCTACGGCGGACCCGACGTCGGCTTGCTGTGTGCAGCGGGCAAAGTACGCAAGGTGGTGTTCGGCTTCGTCTCGCTCGACATGATTCCGCTCGAACCGCATTTCCGCCGGGCTCGCGAAACCGGCGCGATCGACGTGCTGGAACTGGACGAAGGTCTGCTGCAACTCGGCTTGCGCGCCGCTGCCGCGCGTTTGCCGTTTCTGCCGACGCGCGTCGGGCTCGGCACCGATCTGCTCAAACACGCGCCGCATCTGCGCACGGTGCAGTCGCCATACGGCGGCGAGACCTTGCTCGCCATGCCCGCGCTGGAACTCGATGCGGCGCTGCTGCACGTGAACGCGGCGGACAAGTTGGGCAACACGCGGATCGACGGCCCGGATCCTTTCTTCGACGCATGGTTCGCGCGGGCGGCGGCGAAATGCTTCGTCAGCAGCGAGACGGTGGTCGATTCGCTCGCGAGCAGCGACCTCGATCTCGCGCGCCGCAATACCTTCGAGCGTTCGCTCGTGAGCGGCGTGGTCCACGCGCCGTGCGGTGCGCATCCTACATCGTGCGCGCCGGCTTACGGCTGGGATCTGCCGCAGTTGAAGACGTATTGCGCGAGCGCCGAGGACCCGGCGCAAACGGCGGCCTATCTGCGCGACGTAGTGGGCGCCGACGAACCTGGCTATCTGCAACGCGCAGGCGGCCGGTCCCATGTGGCGGCTTTGCCGTTGCCGATTCTGTAA
- a CDS encoding FadD3 family acyl-CoA ligase, which produces MTLNHILTTPALIAHGAARHGTRTAIETAQGNLSYAQLDAARITAARALIGCGIQPGERVAIWAPNVASWIVAALAIHSAGAALVPINTRMKGLEAGAILEDSGARLLFCCGTFLGDSYPAMLASHRPASLERIVVFDGEAEPGASEHHGRDETWDAFLLRAAGTSMETFRGREAMVRPDTLMDIMFTSGTTGRPKGVMTTHGQNLRAVHDWAQIATLRGSDRYLIVNPFFHAFGYKAGWLAALASGATVLPHLVFNPERVLERIVRDRVSVLPGPPTLYHALLDMPDLAARDLSSLRVAVTGAAAIAPSLIERMRAQLGFDTVLTGYGLTESCGFAALCRRGDDAETIAHTSGRAMPGVDIRIADSNGAALAPGETGEVQIRGYNVMQGYFGQRENAVDTIDADGWLHTGDLGTLDVNGYLRITDRIKDMFIVGGFNCYPAEIERLFSGHPAVAQVALIGVPDERLGEVGHAFVVLRAGEHASVEELTGWARKNMANYKVPRFLSLVERLPVSAAGKVLKYRLREGAGNDAETVAVNHAKTPENSAAS; this is translated from the coding sequence ATGACGCTGAACCACATTCTGACGACGCCCGCGTTGATCGCGCACGGCGCCGCGCGCCACGGCACGCGCACCGCGATCGAAACGGCGCAGGGCAATCTCAGCTACGCGCAACTCGACGCCGCCCGCATCACGGCGGCGCGCGCGCTGATCGGCTGCGGCATCCAGCCGGGCGAGCGGGTGGCGATCTGGGCGCCGAACGTGGCGTCATGGATCGTCGCGGCGCTGGCGATTCATAGCGCGGGCGCTGCGCTGGTGCCGATCAACACGCGCATGAAAGGCCTTGAAGCGGGCGCGATTCTCGAAGACAGCGGCGCGCGGCTGTTGTTCTGCTGCGGCACCTTCCTCGGCGACTCGTATCCGGCGATGCTGGCATCGCACCGTCCTGCGTCGCTGGAGCGGATCGTCGTGTTCGACGGAGAAGCGGAGCCTGGCGCGAGCGAGCATCACGGCCGCGACGAAACCTGGGATGCGTTTCTGTTGCGCGCGGCCGGTACGTCGATGGAAACCTTCCGCGGCCGCGAGGCGATGGTGCGGCCCGATACGCTGATGGACATCATGTTCACTTCCGGCACCACGGGCCGGCCGAAAGGCGTGATGACCACGCACGGCCAGAATCTGCGCGCGGTTCACGACTGGGCGCAGATCGCGACGCTGCGCGGCAGCGACCGCTATCTGATCGTCAACCCGTTCTTTCATGCGTTCGGTTACAAGGCCGGCTGGCTCGCGGCGCTGGCGAGCGGCGCGACGGTGTTGCCGCATCTGGTGTTCAACCCGGAACGCGTGCTCGAACGGATCGTGCGCGACAGGGTTTCGGTTTTGCCGGGACCGCCCACGCTGTATCACGCGTTGCTCGACATGCCGGATCTGGCCGCGCGCGATCTGTCGTCGCTGAGGGTGGCGGTAACCGGCGCGGCGGCGATCGCGCCGAGCCTGATCGAAAGGATGCGCGCGCAACTGGGTTTCGACACGGTGCTGACGGGCTACGGTCTGACGGAATCGTGCGGATTCGCGGCGCTCTGCCGGCGCGGTGACGACGCCGAGACCATTGCGCACACGTCGGGCCGCGCGATGCCGGGCGTCGACATCCGCATTGCCGACAGCAACGGCGCGGCGCTTGCCCCGGGCGAAACCGGTGAAGTGCAGATTCGCGGCTACAACGTGATGCAGGGCTATTTCGGCCAGCGCGAAAACGCCGTCGATACCATCGACGCCGACGGCTGGCTGCACACCGGCGACCTCGGCACGCTCGACGTCAACGGTTATCTGCGCATTACGGATCGCATCAAGGACATGTTTATCGTCGGCGGCTTCAACTGCTATCCGGCGGAGATCGAGCGGCTGTTCAGCGGACATCCGGCGGTCGCGCAGGTGGCGCTGATCGGCGTGCCCGACGAGCGGCTCGGCGAAGTGGGGCACGCGTTCGTCGTGCTGCGCGCGGGCGAGCACGCGAGCGTCGAAGAACTGACCGGGTGGGCGCGCAAGAACATGGCCAACTACAAGGTGCCGCGCTTTCTGTCGCTGGTCGAGCGGTTGCCGGTCAGCGCGGCCGGCAAGGTGCTCAAGTACCGTCTGCGCGAAGGGGCGGGAAATGATGCTGAAACCGTTGCCGTCAACCACGCCAAAACCCCGGAAAACAGCGCCGCAAGCTAG
- a CDS encoding enoyl-CoA hydratase: protein MSINPSTATADAADEVVEYRVSDGIATITMNRPEYHNAQNSKMTYALDAAFKRASNDDTVKVIVLAGAGKHFSAGHDIGTPGRDIHQSFERASLWYDHVGKEGGEFLYAREQEVYLGMCRRWRDLPKPTIAMVQGACVAGGLMLAWVCDLIVASDDAFFSDPVVRMGIPGVEYFAHAYELNPRIAKEFLFLGERMDAARAYQMGMVNRVVPRERLQDTTTEIAAKIARMPRLGLTLTKQAVNHVEELQGKRAAMDAAFAWHHFAHAHNELVSGDKLGGYDARKMADSQRTDAASNGEAA, encoded by the coding sequence ATGTCGATCAATCCATCCACGGCGACGGCCGACGCTGCCGACGAAGTTGTCGAGTATCGCGTGAGCGACGGTATCGCGACCATCACGATGAATCGCCCCGAGTATCACAACGCGCAGAACTCGAAGATGACGTACGCACTCGACGCGGCGTTCAAACGCGCGTCGAACGACGATACCGTCAAGGTGATCGTGCTGGCCGGCGCGGGCAAACACTTTTCGGCGGGGCACGATATCGGCACGCCGGGCCGCGATATTCATCAATCGTTCGAGCGCGCCTCGCTCTGGTACGACCATGTCGGCAAGGAAGGCGGCGAGTTCTTGTACGCCCGCGAGCAGGAGGTCTATCTCGGCATGTGCCGCCGCTGGCGCGATCTGCCCAAGCCGACCATTGCGATGGTGCAGGGCGCGTGCGTGGCCGGTGGTTTGATGCTGGCGTGGGTCTGCGATCTGATCGTCGCGTCGGACGATGCGTTCTTCTCCGATCCGGTCGTGCGGATGGGGATTCCTGGCGTCGAATATTTTGCCCATGCGTATGAGCTGAATCCGCGCATTGCCAAAGAGTTTCTGTTTCTCGGCGAACGGATGGATGCGGCGCGCGCGTATCAGATGGGCATGGTGAACCGGGTCGTGCCGCGCGAGCGTTTGCAGGACACCACCACGGAAATCGCCGCGAAGATCGCGCGCATGCCGCGACTCGGATTGACGCTCACCAAGCAGGCGGTGAATCACGTCGAGGAATTGCAGGGCAAGCGCGCGGCCATGGACGCGGCCTTTGCGTGGCATCACTTCGCGCATGCTCATAACGAGCTGGTGAGCGGCGACAAGCTGGGCGGTTACGACGCCCGCAAGATGGCCGACTCGCAACGCACGGACGCGGCCTCAAACGGAGAAGCCGCATGA
- a CDS encoding ferredoxin--NADP reductase, translating into MADARFHRLKVADVIAESADARSFVFDLPQALREAFSYRPGQFLTLKVPCADANLQRCYSLSSAPGIDLAPKITIKRVRDGRVSNWMCDSVQPGDELDVMAPAGVFTPRSLDGDLLLFAGGSGITPVLSILKSALVNGRGMLTLIYANRDAQSVIFADELRQLGQRHAGRLRVIHWLDSVQGIPQQRHLEELARPWSQQECFICGPALFMENALAAMLALGLPRAKVHVERFVSLPDLPVAERGGNGEPGVATNAITPPTVAATAVTTVTTASIETQLDGATFHLISEPGETLLDAMLRAEVPAPNSCRSGLCGACMCRVVAGSVTLNANHVLDAADLADGWTLACSATPASATLRVAFPD; encoded by the coding sequence ATGGCTGATGCGCGTTTTCACCGGCTCAAAGTGGCGGACGTGATCGCGGAGAGCGCCGACGCGCGCTCTTTCGTGTTCGACCTGCCGCAGGCGCTGCGCGAGGCGTTCAGCTATCGCCCGGGGCAGTTTCTGACGCTCAAGGTGCCCTGCGCCGACGCGAACCTGCAGCGTTGTTATTCGCTGTCGAGCGCGCCGGGTATCGACCTCGCGCCGAAGATCACCATCAAGCGGGTGCGCGACGGCCGCGTGTCGAACTGGATGTGCGACAGCGTGCAGCCGGGCGACGAGCTCGACGTGATGGCGCCGGCGGGCGTCTTCACGCCGCGCTCGCTCGACGGCGATCTGCTGCTGTTCGCGGGCGGCAGCGGTATCACGCCGGTGCTGTCCATTCTGAAATCGGCGCTGGTGAATGGACGCGGCATGCTGACGCTGATCTATGCGAACCGCGACGCGCAGTCGGTGATTTTCGCCGATGAACTGCGGCAACTCGGGCAGCGGCACGCGGGGCGTTTGCGCGTGATTCACTGGCTCGATAGCGTGCAGGGGATTCCGCAGCAGCGTCATCTGGAAGAACTGGCGCGGCCGTGGAGCCAGCAGGAATGCTTTATCTGCGGACCGGCGCTGTTCATGGAGAACGCGTTGGCGGCCATGCTGGCGCTCGGCTTGCCGCGTGCGAAGGTGCATGTGGAGCGGTTTGTTTCGCTGCCGGATTTGCCGGTAGCCGAGCGTGGCGGCAACGGCGAACCCGGTGTTGCCACCAACGCGATCACCCCGCCCACTGTCGCCGCTACCGCCGTCACCACCGTCACCACCGCCTCCATCGAAACCCAACTCGACGGCGCCACCTTCCACCTCATCAGCGAGCCCGGCGAAACCCTGCTCGACGCGATGTTGCGCGCCGAGGTTCCCGCGCCGAACTCGTGCCGCAGCGGCTTATGCGGCGCCTGCATGTGCCGGGTCGTGGCCGGTAGCGTGACCCTGAACGCGAACCACGTGCTCGACGCAGCCGATCTCGCCGACGGCTGGACCCTCGCGTGCAGCGCGACCCCTGCCAGCGCGACGCTGCGCGTGGCTTTCCCCGACTAG
- a CDS encoding enoyl-CoA hydratase family protein translates to MTEPLDSIRSLPFRIEREGGIGELVIDQPPVNALDTRGWQALADAIDALGRDDSVHVIVLRGAGRGFCAGVDIKELAAHPERIVAVNAGNYATFRAVHRNPKPVIVAVHGFVLGGGIGICGAADVIVASDCARFGVPEIDRGAMGGGAHLQRMFGVQKVRAMYFTGDMVDAAEAYRLGAVERVVPREQLRHAALELARKIAAKSPAMLQLAKEALNGVEDGDLEDKYRWEQGFTLQAYMTNDSTEARSAFVEKRDAQFDAAASQGESKGGPQAEPQAGARA, encoded by the coding sequence ATGACAGAACCCCTCGACAGCATCCGCTCGCTGCCGTTCAGGATTGAACGCGAAGGCGGTATCGGCGAGCTGGTGATCGATCAGCCGCCGGTCAATGCGCTGGACACGCGCGGCTGGCAGGCGCTGGCCGATGCGATCGACGCGCTCGGCCGCGACGACAGCGTGCACGTGATCGTGCTGCGCGGCGCGGGACGCGGCTTTTGCGCGGGCGTCGACATCAAGGAACTGGCCGCGCATCCGGAGCGGATCGTCGCGGTCAACGCCGGCAATTACGCGACGTTTCGCGCCGTGCACCGCAATCCGAAACCGGTGATCGTCGCCGTGCACGGCTTCGTGCTGGGCGGCGGCATCGGCATCTGCGGCGCGGCGGACGTGATCGTCGCGTCGGACTGCGCGCGTTTCGGCGTGCCGGAAATCGATCGCGGCGCGATGGGCGGCGGCGCGCATTTGCAGCGCATGTTCGGCGTGCAGAAAGTGCGCGCAATGTATTTCACCGGCGACATGGTCGACGCCGCCGAAGCCTATCGCCTCGGCGCGGTGGAACGTGTCGTGCCGCGCGAGCAGTTGCGCCATGCCGCGCTCGAACTCGCGCGCAAGATCGCCGCCAAAAGCCCCGCGATGCTGCAACTCGCGAAAGAGGCGCTGAACGGTGTGGAAGACGGCGACCTCGAAGACAAATACCGCTGGGAACAGGGCTTCACGCTGCAGGCGTATATGACGAACGATTCGACCGAAGCGCGTTCGGCGTTCGTCGAGAAACGCGACGCACAGTTCGATGCCGCCGCATCTCAAGGTGAATCCAAAGGCGGACCACAAGCCGAACCGCAAGCCGGAGCGCGCGCATGA
- a CDS encoding ketoacid CoA transferase, with amino-acid sequence MSDSLDYSLAELMIAAAARVWRDDGEVLATGIGTGPRLAAGLARLAYNAGLMLTDGEAYLVESPVPLGPREAGYRVEASGLMTYERVFDCVWHGRRHALVMPTQIDRFGQANISWLGDDYARPKTQLLGARGFPGNSINHANSFFVSGHGKRTFVAGEVDMVCSVGYNPAREIAGMRAFTDLRSVITDLCVMDFGGADHAVQVRSLHPGVSFDEVQELTGFALLAHPEMQVTPPPTADDLRIVRALDPHNLRASVVRNNPAPRSV; translated from the coding sequence ATGAGCGACTCTCTCGATTATTCCCTCGCGGAACTGATGATTGCCGCCGCCGCGCGTGTCTGGCGCGACGACGGCGAAGTGCTGGCCACCGGTATCGGCACGGGGCCGCGCCTCGCGGCGGGTCTCGCGCGGCTGGCCTATAACGCCGGCCTGATGCTGACCGATGGCGAGGCGTATCTGGTGGAAAGCCCGGTGCCGCTCGGGCCGCGTGAAGCGGGCTATCGCGTCGAGGCAAGTGGGTTGATGACCTACGAGCGCGTGTTCGATTGCGTCTGGCATGGCAGGCGTCATGCGCTGGTCATGCCGACGCAGATCGATCGCTTTGGCCAGGCCAACATCTCGTGGCTCGGCGACGACTACGCACGCCCGAAAACGCAATTGCTCGGCGCGCGCGGTTTTCCCGGCAACAGCATCAATCACGCGAATTCGTTTTTTGTCAGCGGGCATGGCAAGCGCACGTTCGTGGCCGGTGAAGTGGACATGGTGTGCAGCGTGGGCTACAACCCGGCGCGTGAAATTGCCGGCATGCGTGCGTTCACCGATCTGCGCAGCGTGATTACCGATCTGTGCGTGATGGACTTCGGCGGCGCGGATCACGCGGTCCAGGTGCGCTCGCTGCATCCCGGCGTGAGCTTCGACGAAGTGCAGGAGCTGACCGGTTTCGCGTTGCTGGCGCACCCCGAGATGCAGGTGACGCCGCCGCCCACCGCGGACGATCTGCGTATCGTGCGCGCGCTCGACCCCCACAACCTGCGCGCGAGCGTCGTGCGCAATAACCCCGCGCCACGCAGCGTGTGA